In the genome of Raphanus sativus cultivar WK10039 chromosome 9, ASM80110v3, whole genome shotgun sequence, the window TTCAGCTTCTAACTTGTCCCAGTCTTTAGCCGGCTTAGATGATGGGTAAACCGGCCTCTGAGAAACCGCTGCATATGAACAGAACAGAACATGAGTTCGATTCAGCTGTTTGGAATTTGAGAAAATAAACACTGTAAACAAAAAGGTTGCAGGGTAAGAGAAACCTGATGCAACATTGGGTTTAGGCAGAAGAGCTTGCCCTTTGCCATATTCAAGGGAGGCCCAAGTGACTATCTCTGCTTTTGCAAGACGGATCTCAACTTTGGTTGACAATACTTCATACCTGCACTTCTCTGGTATTATCTGAATAAAACCCATGAAGAATGGTTTAGTAAAAGTATGTATAAGAAGTAAGTACACCACAATTTCACTGGTCGGATATAAAAATTACCTTCCCAAACAATCTTGGCTGGAAGTGATAAGCTTCCTCTCCAGCAACATCAATCACAACACTCAGCTGCACAAAACAAAACCAGAATTCAGTACACAATGTCAGATAACAAAGAGAGATAGGTTCTGACGGCAGGATACTCACAATCTGGTCACCAAACTCGACATTCACGTTCTGCTTTGGTATTCCTTTAGCGAAGATTGTCACCACCACTTCTTCCGGCTTCTGGTAGAACTCGTGTCTGTTAAACCATCcagtttgaaaacaaaaaagttaaaaaaaacgAAAGCAACACTTCTGATAAGTAATAACTAGACAACCTGAACATGGGTTTGGCAGGCGCTGCAGGACTCGGAGAATCAGCTGCCGTTGCTAGTGGTGGTGTGGTAGAGCTTGAAGGCAAGGTGGGCGGCATCTGCTGAACCaaatctttctcttcttctaaaGAAAAACATCATAAATCTAAGAGCGTAAGGTGCAGAATCGTTTAGCACATTCTCTCTTAAGCAGTTAAGCTATGGAGTTTGTGTAATATCATGTTATGATGTTATAGAGAAATATCATCATGTTATGATGTTATATACAGTCCagtttttatatagtttgtgtAATACCAGCAATGTGAAGATTGCATTCATCGATCATCTTGTTAAACTTTGATTCATTTGGTGCAACGGAAGCCCCCTTTTCAAGGGCTGCTTTAGCAGTACTGTATTCCTCCAGCTTCATACAAGCAGTGCTGCAAAAATATCAGAAGGTGATGGAATTATGATTCTTAATCATGGTTATGTTCATTAAACTCTATAGAGAGAGATGATAGATGACGAAAAAATCATACCCTTTTCTGAGGTACGCTTTAGCCAGCGTCGGCTCCAACTCTATGGCTTTGTTGGCGTCTGCAACAGCTTCTGctcattgaaaaaaaaaaacacaaaagacaCATGTCAAATCCAAGAATCTAACAGCAATTCTACCTTTATACTAATTACTTAAGCAAGAAACTGATGCACAATTTACAGTATAAATCAATCAATCAAGATAACACCACCTCGCAAAAGAACCCTAAAAATCAAGTTTGGTTCTGCTTATGAACAGATCGAAATTatgcaaaaaaagaagaagacctCTTTGGACGAAGAATCGTCTGATTAAAAGGGAAGGAAGAGTAAATTACCGGTGAAATTAAGGATTTTGATGTTGGCCTGAGCACGATCGGCGAAGAAGGCGGCGCAATTGGGATCCAAGTCAATGGCTTTGGAGTATAAGTCAACGGCAACGTCGAAGTCGTCATCTAAGAAGGCCTCTTTGGCTTTTTCCGCTAACTCCTTCGCCATTGATTGGATTTTCTTTTCACTCTTTCGAGGAGACGAGACGCACAAGACTGACTAGAGGTAAAGAGACCACACGATCCTTAGACTTATGAGTTTATGAACCGTTCCTTGCTTTTTTGAGTTCAAACGTTTTTAATCTctattagttaattttttgaGAGTACTAAATTAAAATCTTTGacatgttgaccaaaaaaaaagagtttttatgctaatgtttattttattaaataaatcgTTTTAACATTTTGTAATACTGTGGTCTTTATCAATTGCAAAATGACGAACAAAGGTTTCTTAAATGTATCATTGTTGTTAAAACAATTAACATATTATATCt includes:
- the LOC108828015 gene encoding protein SGT1 homolog B; translation: MAKELAEKAKEAFLDDDFDVAVDLYSKAIDLDPNCAAFFADRAQANIKILNFTEAVADANKAIELEPTLAKAYLRKGTACMKLEEYSTAKAALEKGASVAPNESKFNKMIDECNLHIAEEEKDLVQQMPPTLPSSSTTPPLATAADSPSPAAPAKPMFRHEFYQKPEEVVVTIFAKGIPKQNVNVEFGDQILSVVIDVAGEEAYHFQPRLFGKIIPEKCRYEVLSTKVEIRLAKAEIVTWASLEYGKGQALLPKPNVASAVSQRPVYPSSKPAKDWDKLEAEVKKQEKDEKLDGDAAMNKFFSDIYQSADEDMRRAMNKSFAESNGTVLSTNWKEVGTKKVESTPPDGMELKKWEY